From the genome of Rhodothermales bacterium, one region includes:
- a CDS encoding FAD-dependent protein, which produces MPHSLQLRVLPEVAGEPVALAEHVARTLGVAPADVRHVVPVRRSIDARQRTIYVNLTVDVYTDEPYAPSPPALPDYPNVRDAEEVLVIGAGPAGLFAALRLIERGLRPIVLERGKDVRARIADLKGINTRHEVNEDSNYCFGEGGAGTYSDGKLYTRSKKRGNVLRVLELLVAFGATDEILVEAHPHIGTNKLPPIIAAMRECIRHHGGEVLFDTRVDDFVLEGGAFAGVRTLDGTVHRARAALLATGHSARDIFELLHRRGIAIDLKPLAIGVRVEHPQALIDAIQYDCPERGPYLPPSPYAVSKQVDGRGVYSFCMCPGGVIAPCATRPGEVVTNGWSSSRRARATANSGIVVELREADFAPFAEHGPLAAMAFQQAVERRAWEAGGRTQVAPAQRLVDFVEGRVSADLPNTSYAPGIASVELGEVLPDFIHAALVQGFRQFDRSMRGYLTNEAVVHAPESRTSSPVRIPRDPQTLQHVGVPGLFPCGEGAGYAGGIASAAMDGERCADAIVQMVGR; this is translated from the coding sequence ATGCCTCATTCCCTCCAGCTACGCGTCCTTCCCGAAGTAGCCGGCGAGCCCGTCGCGCTCGCCGAGCACGTCGCCCGCACGCTCGGCGTGGCGCCCGCCGACGTGCGCCACGTCGTCCCCGTGCGCCGCTCCATCGACGCGCGACAGCGCACGATCTACGTTAACCTCACCGTGGACGTGTACACCGACGAGCCGTACGCCCCGTCGCCGCCCGCGCTCCCGGACTACCCCAACGTGCGCGACGCCGAGGAGGTGCTGGTGATCGGGGCGGGGCCGGCCGGCCTGTTCGCCGCGCTGCGCCTCATCGAGCGGGGCCTGCGGCCGATCGTGCTGGAGCGGGGGAAGGACGTGCGCGCGCGCATCGCGGACCTCAAAGGGATCAACACGCGCCACGAGGTCAACGAGGACTCAAACTACTGCTTCGGCGAAGGCGGGGCCGGCACGTACTCCGACGGCAAGCTCTACACCCGGTCCAAGAAGCGGGGCAACGTGCTGCGCGTGCTCGAACTGCTCGTTGCCTTCGGCGCGACGGACGAGATCCTCGTCGAGGCCCACCCCCACATCGGGACCAACAAGCTGCCGCCCATCATCGCGGCGATGCGCGAGTGCATCCGCCACCACGGCGGCGAGGTCTTGTTCGACACGCGCGTGGACGACTTCGTGCTGGAGGGCGGGGCGTTCGCCGGCGTTCGCACGCTCGACGGGACAGTGCACCGGGCCCGCGCCGCCCTTCTTGCCACGGGCCACTCGGCGCGCGACATCTTCGAGCTCCTCCACCGGCGCGGCATCGCAATTGATCTGAAACCCCTCGCAATCGGCGTGCGCGTCGAGCATCCGCAGGCGCTCATCGACGCGATTCAGTACGATTGCCCCGAGCGGGGGCCGTACCTGCCGCCGTCGCCCTACGCGGTGTCGAAGCAGGTGGACGGGCGCGGCGTGTACTCATTCTGCATGTGCCCCGGCGGCGTGATCGCGCCCTGCGCCACGCGCCCCGGCGAGGTCGTCACGAACGGCTGGTCGTCCTCCCGACGCGCCCGCGCCACGGCCAACTCGGGCATCGTCGTCGAGCTACGCGAGGCCGACTTCGCGCCCTTCGCGGAGCACGGCCCGCTCGCGGCGATGGCGTTCCAGCAGGCCGTAGAGCGCCGAGCCTGGGAGGCCGGGGGTCGCACGCAGGTGGCCCCCGCGCAACGCCTCGTCGATTTCGTGGAGGGCCGCGTCTCGGCCGACCTGCCGAACACCTCGTACGCGCCCGGTATCGCGTCGGTGGAGCTGGGGGAGGTGCTGCCGGACTTCATCCACGCGGCGCTCGTGCAGGGCTTCCGGCAGTTCGACCGCTCGATGCGTGGCTACCTGACGAACGAGGCCGTCGTACACGCGCCGGAGTCGCGCACGTCGTCGCCCGTCCGCATCCCGCGCGACCCGCAGACGCTCCAGCATGTGGGCGTGCCGGGGCTCTTCCCATGCGGCGAGGGCGCGGGCTACGCTGGGGGCATCGCATCGGCGGCGATGGACGGCGAGCGCTGCGCCGATGCGATCGTGCAGATGGTCGGCCGGTGA